The following are encoded in a window of Nitrospirota bacterium genomic DNA:
- a CDS encoding FAD:protein FMN transferase: MGTDVELIASISSDSDDLKVEKAFDLAVREMERIEMEMSEWKDGSYVSKINRNAGRAEIEVPAELFNVIAASQKIAELSGGAFDISWAAMRGLWKFSKGEERVPSLEEIAEKLPYLNYREIKLNETKKSVFLTRQGMAIGLGGIAKGYSVDMAMDVLVKQGITDAIIKSGGDMRIQGTNDGAAWDIGIQHPRDKDKVMATLPLSNISVSTSGDYERFFIKDGVLYHHIIDPKTGMPARGCTSVTILAPDTMTSDALSTTVFVLGPEKGMQLIQGLPGVEGIIVDSNGRIHYSQGIEKKD; the protein is encoded by the coding sequence ATGGGCACGGATGTTGAGCTGATTGCATCAATCTCATCTGATTCAGATGACTTAAAGGTTGAAAAGGCATTTGACCTTGCTGTAAGGGAAATGGAACGTATCGAGATGGAGATGAGCGAGTGGAAGGATGGGTCATACGTTTCTAAAATTAATCGAAATGCCGGGAGGGCAGAGATTGAAGTCCCTGCGGAGCTGTTTAATGTAATAGCTGCCTCTCAGAAGATTGCTGAACTTTCCGGTGGCGCCTTTGATATTTCATGGGCAGCAATGCGCGGATTATGGAAGTTTTCGAAAGGGGAAGAGCGTGTCCCTTCATTGGAAGAAATCGCAGAGAAATTGCCGTATTTAAATTACAGGGAAATTAAGTTGAATGAAACAAAGAAATCAGTGTTCCTGACGAGGCAGGGTATGGCCATCGGTCTTGGGGGGATAGCGAAAGGTTATTCTGTAGATATGGCGATGGATGTCCTGGTTAAACAGGGTATAACTGATGCGATTATAAAATCAGGCGGGGATATGCGGATTCAGGGGACGAATGACGGGGCGGCATGGGATATTGGAATTCAGCATCCGAGGGATAAAGACAAGGTCATGGCCACGCTTCCCCTAAGCAACATATCAGTTTCAACATCAGGTGATTATGAGCGGTTTTTCATTAAAGATGGCGTCCTCTATCACCATATAATTGATCCAAAAACCGGCATGCCGGCAAGGGGCTGTACGAGCGTAACCATACTTGCGCCGGATACAATGACATCAGATGCATTATCCACAACTGTCTTTGTCCTAGGACCGGAAAAGGGGATGCAACTGATACAGGGCCTTCCTGGTGTTGAAGGAATAATTGTAGACAGCAACGGCAGGATTCATTACTCACAGGGGATCGAAAAAAAAGACTAA